One Stigmatopora nigra isolate UIUO_SnigA chromosome 1, RoL_Snig_1.1, whole genome shotgun sequence DNA segment encodes these proteins:
- the LOC144200846 gene encoding putative oxidoreductase YteT isoform X1: protein MSPPVRVIVVGAGCRGETYSRYAIIHPDRVQVVGVADPRKFARTKLQQLHNIANENSYEDWHILAEQDKCADAVFICTPDTLHKDPAVAFAKKGYHVLLEKPMATTAEDCKEIVKACSDNGVMLCVCHVLRYDPVLCKIKELIDSGAIGDVIHIQHFEPVGFYHFAHAFVRGNWRNEAESSFSLLAKSCHDIDLIHQWAKPRRCLKVSSFGFLSHFNQEYKPAGASDRCLDCSVEDNCPYSASKIYLERVKQGQTGWPVSVICPNSLPDIETVTEALKVGPYGRCVYECDNDVCSNQVVNMEFEGGLTAAFSMVAFTEDICKRTTTIYGSKGELSYKDDKISVYNFLTQKTTKHVANMECPANFGMTGHAQADYHLIDSFISAVTNNDPSFIVSGPEETLKSHLLVFEAERSRLESNVIHFEH from the exons ATGAGTCCACCTGTCCGGGTTATAGTGGTGGGAGCCGGATGTCGCGGGGAGACCTACTCCCGCTATGCCATCATCCACCCTGACCGTGTGCAG GTTGTGGGAGTAGCAGACCCCCGGAAGTTTGCCCGCACAAAGTTACAACAGCTGCACAACATTGCAAATGAAAACTCATATGAAG ACTGGCACATTTTGGCTGAACAGGATAAATGTGCAGATGCTGTTTTTATCTGCACTCCAGACACCCTTCACAAG GATCCCGCCGTGGCCTTTGCAAAGAAGGGCTACCATGTTCTCCTAGAGAAACCAATGGCC ACAACGGCTGAAGACTGCAAGGAGATTGTGAAGGCTTGCTCTGATAACGGCGTGATGCTTTGCGTGTGTCATGTTCTCCGTTACGATCCCGTCCTCTGCAAGATAAAG GAGTTGATAGACAGCGGCGCCATTGGTGACGTCATCCACATTCAGCACTTTGAGCCA GTTGGTTTTTATCACTTTGCACACGCCTTTGTACGTGGAAACTGGAGGAATGAAGCAGAGAGCTCTTTCTCTCTTCTGGCTAAATCTTGCCATGACATCGACCTCATCCATCAATGGGCCAAACCACGCAG GTGTTTGAAAGTGTCATCATTTGGCTTCCTCAGTCATTTCAATCAAGAATACAAG CCAGCAGGCGCTAGTGATCGTTGCCTGGACTGTTCAGTCGAGGACAATTGTCCCTACTCGGCAAGCAAAATCTACTTGGAGAGAGTGAAACAG ggacaAACTGGCTGGCCCGTGTCTGTCATATGTCCCAACTCTTTGCCAGACATCGAGACAGTAACTGAAGCTCTAAAGGTTGGACCGTACGGCCGCTGTGTCTACGAGTGCGACAATGACGTCTGCAGTAACCAG GTTGTAAACATGGAATTTGAAGGTGGCCTGACTGCAGCCTTCTCCATGGTGGCTTTTACTGAGGATATCTGCAAACGAACAACAACCATCTACGGAAGTAAG GGCGAGTTGTCGTATAAAGATGACAAGATTTCCGTGTACAACTTCTTGACCCAGAAAACGACTAAACATGTAGCCAACATGGAGTGTCCTGCTAATTTTGGCATGACTGGTCATGCTCAAGCTGATTACCACTTGATTGACTCCTTCATTTCTGCTGTGACT AACAATGACCCGTCCTTCATCGTTTCTGGTCCTGAGGAGACACTGAAGAGCCATTTGCTGGTGTTTGAAGCAGAACGATCACGACTGGAGAGCAATGTGATTCACTTTGAACACTGA
- the LOC144200846 gene encoding putative oxidoreductase YteT isoform X2 has product MKTHMKDPAVAFAKKGYHVLLEKPMATTAEDCKEIVKACSDNGVMLCVCHVLRYDPVLCKIKELIDSGAIGDVIHIQHFEPVGFYHFAHAFVRGNWRNEAESSFSLLAKSCHDIDLIHQWAKPRRCLKVSSFGFLSHFNQEYKPAGASDRCLDCSVEDNCPYSASKIYLERVKQGQTGWPVSVICPNSLPDIETVTEALKVGPYGRCVYECDNDVCSNQVVNMEFEGGLTAAFSMVAFTEDICKRTTTIYGSKGELSYKDDKISVYNFLTQKTTKHVANMECPANFGMTGHAQADYHLIDSFISAVTNNDPSFIVSGPEETLKSHLLVFEAERSRLESNVIHFEH; this is encoded by the exons ATGAAAACTCATATGAAG GATCCCGCCGTGGCCTTTGCAAAGAAGGGCTACCATGTTCTCCTAGAGAAACCAATGGCC ACAACGGCTGAAGACTGCAAGGAGATTGTGAAGGCTTGCTCTGATAACGGCGTGATGCTTTGCGTGTGTCATGTTCTCCGTTACGATCCCGTCCTCTGCAAGATAAAG GAGTTGATAGACAGCGGCGCCATTGGTGACGTCATCCACATTCAGCACTTTGAGCCA GTTGGTTTTTATCACTTTGCACACGCCTTTGTACGTGGAAACTGGAGGAATGAAGCAGAGAGCTCTTTCTCTCTTCTGGCTAAATCTTGCCATGACATCGACCTCATCCATCAATGGGCCAAACCACGCAG GTGTTTGAAAGTGTCATCATTTGGCTTCCTCAGTCATTTCAATCAAGAATACAAG CCAGCAGGCGCTAGTGATCGTTGCCTGGACTGTTCAGTCGAGGACAATTGTCCCTACTCGGCAAGCAAAATCTACTTGGAGAGAGTGAAACAG ggacaAACTGGCTGGCCCGTGTCTGTCATATGTCCCAACTCTTTGCCAGACATCGAGACAGTAACTGAAGCTCTAAAGGTTGGACCGTACGGCCGCTGTGTCTACGAGTGCGACAATGACGTCTGCAGTAACCAG GTTGTAAACATGGAATTTGAAGGTGGCCTGACTGCAGCCTTCTCCATGGTGGCTTTTACTGAGGATATCTGCAAACGAACAACAACCATCTACGGAAGTAAG GGCGAGTTGTCGTATAAAGATGACAAGATTTCCGTGTACAACTTCTTGACCCAGAAAACGACTAAACATGTAGCCAACATGGAGTGTCCTGCTAATTTTGGCATGACTGGTCATGCTCAAGCTGATTACCACTTGATTGACTCCTTCATTTCTGCTGTGACT AACAATGACCCGTCCTTCATCGTTTCTGGTCCTGAGGAGACACTGAAGAGCCATTTGCTGGTGTTTGAAGCAGAACGATCACGACTGGAGAGCAATGTGATTCACTTTGAACACTGA
- the LOC144200817 gene encoding outer dynein arm-docking complex subunit 1-like has protein sequence MKRSARGRSQEENPENDLQKLKLQYGQAVKDKQAYDKKIQNLLEKDSREIQRLQSEHDELLHILTIAQSNSNQKKEVNAVQDLDNLLTSEESIEEELLTNKVKLASYKKEILEWERKLVAQRGGTAPHNTKCEDNSTKDIVSKEDKLYKGHICFNELMIRNGQLKKELDILEMEKNEFLQIQSQLKKELHNIRKEISDLSAMCTKANNASVAIQIKQKKLKEQKAQFDAQYTQTTINLEHEIATHCNLEAMVNVKNAGDEGSDREKEDLMEQLQKLAHLEDTIHNILIETGENDLDTLVENFIAMEEENYSLLSFVNYQHWDIEALKQEITELHNECEIFIAERKQQAEDRKTLQTVISRKQEKIEEQLSGYESRIDALESILERLKKGIQTLLDISYDSKDMAGTLTSADRALDEHMAACLKLVEEKVNGLLNLQSVVVFQESLTQCELSNDGFGSIADQLRGKGNTPASSTPQTDEDKNRPKGSRSGSKGGNEKMASFSSS, from the exons ATGAAACGGTCTGCCCGGGGTCGTTCACAGGAGGAAAATC cTGAAAATGACCTGCAGAAACTAAAGCTTCAATATGGCCAAGCAGTAAAAGATAAACAAGCATACGATAAGAAAATTCAAAACCTCCTCGAGAAAGACAG CAGGGAGATTCAAAGGCTCCAGTCTGAACATGACGAACTATTACACATCCTTACCATTGCTCAAAGCAATTCCAACCAAAAGAAAGAAGTTAATGCGGTGCAAGATCTTGATAACCTTTTGACCAGTGAGGAAAGCATTGAGGAAGAGTTACTCACCAACAAAGTCAAATTGGCATCGTATAAAAAGGAG ATATTAGAATGGGAGAGAAAACTAGTAGCGCAGAGGGGGGGAACTGCGCCGCATAATACCAAATGTGAAGACAACTCTACGAAGGATATCGTGTCAAAAGAAGACAAACTATACAAG gGTCACATATGCTTCAATGAGCTGATGATAAGGAATGGCCAATTGAAAAAGGAACTCGATATTCTGGAGATGGAAAAGAATGAGTTCCTGCAAATTCAGAGCCAGCTGAAAAAG GAGCTGCATAACATCCGTAAGGAAATTTCCGACTTGAGCGCTATGTGTACGAAAGCCAATAATGCCAG CGTTGCAATCCAGATAAAGCAGAAGAAGCTGAAGGAACAAAAAGCTCAATTCGATGCACAGTACACTCAAACCACAATCAATTTAGAGCATGAAATTGCCACGCACTGCAACCTCGAGGCTATGGTAAACGTCAAGAATGCCGGCGACGAGGGTTCCGACCGCGAAAAAG AGGATCTGATGGAGCAGCTACAGAAATTGGCCCATTTGGAAGATACCATCCATAATATTTTGATAGAGACAGGGGAGAATGACTTGGACACTCTAGTGGAAAACTTCATTGCAA tgGAGGAGGAAAACTACTCTTTGCTGAGTTTTGTCAACTATCAGCACTGGGACATTGAGGCCCTCAAGCAGGAGATCACAGAG CTTCACAATGAGTGCGAGATTTTTATCGCTGAACGAAAGCAGCAGGCAGAGGACCGCAAAACACTTCAGACGGTCATTTCCAGGAAGCAAGAGAAGATTGAGGAGCAGCTGTCCGGCTACGAAAGTCGAATTGATGCCCTCGAAAGTATACTAGAACGTCTTAAAAAAG GCATCCAAACACTACTTGACATCAGCTATGACAGTAAAGACATGGCCGGTACGTTGACTTCTGCTGACAGAGCCCTGGATGAGCACATGGCGGCGTGTTTGAAGCTGGTAGAGGAAAAAGTCAACGGTTTATTAAATCTGCAGTCCGTCGTCGTCTTCCAGGAGAGCTTAACGCAGTGT GAGCTCTCTAACGATGGCTTTGGCTCAATAGCGGATCAGCTGCGAGGGAAGGGGAACACTCCAGCATCTTCAACCCCTCAAACAGA TGAGGACAAAAACCGGCCGAAAGGCAGCCGTTCAGGAAGCAAGGGAGGAAATGAAAAGATGGCTTCCTTCAGCAGCTCATAA